The following proteins come from a genomic window of Candidatus Eisenbacteria bacterium:
- a CDS encoding IS4 family transposase yields the protein MIRHVNKNDQVNSWINKELAGCRFADVRLEKRFKALVNHMSESFGESIPMACQDWAATKAAYRFFSNERVSEAEILSGHFQATRDRFRATQGVALVLHDTTEFSFQRKNKKAIGVVRKTRGGQRKEYMPKAKTVCGMLLHSSLVITTEGLPLGISAVKFWTRKRFKGCNALKKKINPTRVPIEKKESMRWIENIKASTTLMNEPDRCVHIGDRESDIYELFCTAQNIGTHFLVRTCVNRLAGDGKHTIADEMKKVRVKGTHRIEVQDRKGNRSKAILDIRYRRIQVLPPIGKQNRYPEIKLTVLYAQERGTPKDREKINWKLITDLPVTSQAEAIEKLQWYASRWKIETFHKILKSGCKAEDSKLRTAERLCRLIAVFCLLSWRIFWMTMINRTAATLPASVVFTTSECQLLDLLVRDCKRHGMTKATLSDYITKVAKLGGYLARANDPPPGNLVMWRGLSRFTDIQLGFDIQMGNTCG from the coding sequence ATGATCCGTCATGTCAATAAAAATGACCAAGTGAACTCGTGGATTAACAAAGAGTTGGCAGGGTGCCGATTTGCTGATGTTCGTTTGGAGAAGAGATTCAAGGCTCTCGTGAACCACATGTCGGAGAGTTTTGGCGAAAGCATTCCAATGGCCTGCCAGGATTGGGCGGCCACAAAGGCTGCATACCGATTTTTCTCAAATGAGCGTGTGAGTGAGGCAGAAATTCTTTCCGGACATTTTCAGGCCACCCGTGACCGGTTTCGTGCAACCCAAGGAGTCGCACTTGTGCTTCATGACACGACTGAATTTTCATTTCAGAGGAAAAACAAGAAGGCTATTGGAGTCGTGCGTAAGACACGCGGTGGACAACGAAAGGAATATATGCCAAAAGCCAAGACAGTTTGCGGAATGCTTTTGCATTCCAGCCTCGTAATTACTACCGAAGGGCTCCCCCTCGGTATCTCAGCTGTGAAATTTTGGACCCGAAAAAGATTTAAGGGATGCAACGCTCTCAAGAAGAAAATCAATCCGACACGAGTCCCAATCGAGAAGAAAGAAAGCATGCGGTGGATCGAGAACATCAAGGCATCCACGACCTTGATGAATGAGCCTGACAGATGTGTTCATATCGGTGATCGAGAAAGCGACATCTATGAGCTCTTTTGTACTGCGCAAAACATCGGGACGCATTTCCTCGTGCGGACCTGTGTTAACCGGTTGGCTGGGGATGGCAAACATACGATTGCGGACGAAATGAAGAAAGTCCGTGTCAAAGGAACTCATCGCATCGAAGTGCAAGACAGGAAAGGAAATAGATCAAAAGCCATTCTGGATATCCGTTATCGCCGAATCCAAGTACTGCCCCCGATTGGCAAACAAAATAGATATCCGGAAATTAAACTCACCGTTCTATACGCCCAGGAGCGCGGAACACCGAAGGATCGCGAGAAGATCAACTGGAAGCTGATTACGGATTTACCGGTGACTTCCCAAGCTGAGGCAATTGAAAAATTGCAGTGGTACGCTTCGCGCTGGAAAATTGAAACCTTCCACAAAATTCTCAAGTCAGGGTGCAAAGCTGAAGATTCAAAACTTAGAACCGCTGAACGCCTGTGTCGACTGATTGCGGTATTCTGTCTCCTAAGCTGGCGCATCTTCTGGATGACGATGATCAATAGAACGGCTGCTACATTGCCTGCAAGCGTCGTCTTTACCACTTCAGAGTGTCAACTCCTCGACCTTCTGGTGCGAGATTGTAAACGCCACGGCATGACGAAAGCGACATTGTCAGACTACATTACAAAAGTTGCAAAACTTGGCGGCTACCTTGCCCGAGCTAATGATCCGCCGCCTGGGAATCTCGTCATGTGGCGCGGCCTGTCACGTTTCACAGACATTCAGCTCGGGTTCGATATTCAGATGGGAAATACTTGTGGGTAA